In Colletotrichum higginsianum IMI 349063 chromosome 1, whole genome shotgun sequence, the DNA window aggaggaagggaaaggaatTGAGGAGTTGGAAAAGCAAGAAATGGTCTTTTCCAGAGGGAGGTTGCGCGAGGGAAAACTTCTCAACAGCTTCGAGGCGGGAGCTTGACTTTTATGGCAAGGGTCCGGTGGTTGGGGGCGAAGGGTCTTGCGACAGAGATTTTTTTTGCGATTTGCCAACTTTTTAGCGGGGCAGTCTCTCGACCGGTGCGGGCGGTGAGCGAGGGGCTTCTCAGCTGTGGGTCTTTACAGTACGTACCGAAAAGCACTTGCTCTGGGGAGCAGCAGCCTAAGGCTTGGTACCCTGGAGGGCGGCCGTGGACCTGAAGCCTGCGAATTAAGGCCGCAGGAATCTGGCTGACCTTTAGCTGCCGTGAGGTTCCTCCAATCCCGAGAGCCATCCCAAACCCGGCCCAGAGACCGATCATTACGAACCGCAAGCTTGACCTCACGCCGCGCGACCTCCGACTCCGGTGACCCCGTTTTGTCCAATCCGAACCTACGTATCTTGAGAAAAGACTCCCTTTTCCAATTCGAACACAACCTTCACGATGCCGACTCCCGAGTCCGAGATGTTCCTGGCGCAGAAGCCAAAGGTGCCCCCGACtttcgacggcgtcgactaCGACGACACCAAGGCGTTCAAGCAGGCACAGGACGCCATTATCCGCGAGCAATGGGTCGGTGCCATGATGCTGCGTCTCGTCGGTGAGGAGCTGGGCAAATGCTACAAGAAGGAGGGCGTCAACCACTTGGAGAAGTGCGGTCATTTGAGAGGTTAGTTGGCTCCTACGACGCCGGATGGGGGACCAATCGCTGCCGGCCAGCAGAGATGGACTCCTCCCGAGATACTAGCTACTGACCGGATGGCTCAGAAAAGTACCTGGTTCTGCTCAAAGAGAAGAAGGTTAAGGGCACATTGTTCGAGCAGCAGAACTACATCAGCAAGCAATAGACGGGCTGTGTTCGGTATGAGATGGATTGGTATAGTCCTGGTTGGACCAGGAGGCGGCGCTCTGGTAGAGACTTCTTTCAGCATCAGAGAAGGGGAACGCAGAGACGAGGCCATGACGGTATCACGTCAATTGGCTAGTGCGTGATGGGCGATATCCCTCGCGATATGTACAAATGAATCAAATAAGGCTTCTGAAGTTATGCAACTATCCGTTGTGTCTGGGTTTGCCGTCCATCTGCGCATGAAATCCCGTGCTCCGATTGAAAAGCCCTAAATTTGATCATCAAGCAATGCAATtgaccttttttttttttggttgaTAGAGCGCGCAGTTTCGTTCATTACACGATAACCCCAAAGAAGGTTGAAGCTTCAGAAAGATCCGTGCCTGGACAGCCTTCCGTGCTAAGTGCGTAACAGGCACGTCCCGCCCGCCCCAGAATTTTTCTACTGCACTCCGAGCTCAAGCTCACGCTTCCTGCATCAACAGTTGGAGCGGCCCCCGAGACGACAACCAGCAACGCAAACCCGCCGCAACACCTCGTCGTGCTCGTCCGACACCACACAACATGATTTGCAGAACATGCCTGCGGCGAGCCTCGGCTTTGCCCCGTCTCCAGGCGCCAagggccaccgccgccctcgtcatTAGacccttctctctctccgcgCCTTCGAGGAACGCAGCAGCGGCGCCCGACGACAGCACCAAGACGAAAGCGACGGATGTACCCCCGAACCTCTCGAGCCTCAAAAACGATGcacccgcgcccgcgcccatCTCCTCATGCCCCGCCGGTACCGTCCTCAACGGGCTGAACTACTTCAAGGGCCGGACGGACCCGGTCGCCCTCCGCGACGAGGAATATCCCGAGTGGCTGTGGACGGTCCTGGAGTCCAAAAAGGTGACCGTTGAGtccgccgacgaccttgccgccgagaTGTTCTGTATGTCAAGCAccaccatcatggccgaaTTCCCTCGGCCACCACAACTTgtcctccccttctcccctcccccctctgaAATACTCGGTCCATGGCTATGCTAACCCATCATGTGAACGCATAGCCAAGTCCAAGAAGCAGCGtaaggccgccgccaagcgccaaaaggccatcgaggccaaGCTTGTTGCCTcaggcgacgtcgaggccctcgcgcCCAAGGTCCCGCTGCCGCAGCAGTCCATCAACCTGCCTGGTGAGAAGGGTGGCGATGTCGAACATAACCTTCACGCGGCGACCAAGAGAGACGAGCTACGCAAGGCGATGCGCACGGAGCGTAaggccaagatcaaggagtCCAACTACCTCAAGTCCATGTAAGGAGGCAGGCGTGGTATTGGCGTTGATGCCGTTGTGTCTTGCGCTGCCACGGCTGGCGTGGTAGCGTACGCGGCTAGGGTTGTGTGTATCATAAGGGAGTCAAGCTAAAGGGGACTCTTGTACAATATTTActgtcggcatcgccggctcGTCTTATCACTTAAAATATCAAACATTGAGCACCAAGATCAAGAGACATTGTTGACAAAGCGCCCTGTCTTTTGGTATCAAAGCTCGAGGGCAAGAGGCTAAGAATACACATTGTCGAGACCACCACTAACACGTCTGCTagtcttcatcctcttcctgTTCCCCAATGGATGCTTGCTTGAGCGACAGCTCTGCTCTCAGATCCTTCAAGCGAGCCTCGACGCGGTTCTTCAGAATCTTATTCGTCTGATTCGACTTCTCTTGCTCCTTCTTCGCGATCTCATTTTTGAGCTGTGTAATGTCCTCCCGGACTGCCTTGACTTCGTCCAGCCGCTCcttgtcgtcatcgtcttcatcgtcgtcgtcatcttcgtcttcctcgctgGCGACAGACTCTTCTCCGTCACCGCTATCGTGGGCATTAGGTGCGGGTGTGCCGGTGTTCATGGTCATGGGGGTAGCAGCCTCGAGTTGTGTCGCTGGTGTGCCTGCCTCTGTCGTGGCCTGGTtcatcgcctcctcctcctcgaaaGCAGCCATTAGCTCAGCCTCCAAGTCGTCATCATGTTCATCGAGTTCGCCGTCGTTGTAGCCGTCAGCCGGGAAATACCCGCTGTCGTcagcctcgccgtcggcgtcttgTTCGTCTTCGGAGTACTCGTCGCCAGACTGCATCTTTCTGTCGTCGATGAGTTCGTATCTGGAGGACATGGCGGCCGCGTCGGCCTGCAAGAGCTTCTTAACCTCATTTTCCTTCAGCTCGATCTCCGAGCGACTGATGATCTTGGCGAATCTTTGGTTGGTGGCGTCGTGCATAGGGGGTGTCAGACCGTGCGGCCATTTGAATCCAGGTTGGATCATTGCAGGTAACGGCGCCTTTttcgcctcctcctcgctccGGACCTGCTGGAACACCAGGAGCATGTGGCAAATGTCGGCAGATTTCATGAGGGTCTTTCGGTCCCAAGACTTCATGCCTTCCGTGATCGTAGGCAGTTCGACCATGACTGCAGCATAAGGCTGACCCTTTACTACTACCATGGCGCGCCGGGTGTCCTCGTCGAAGAACTTCATCATTATGTCAGCGCCGCCATCCTTTCTAGGGATGCCGACCTTGCCTTCCTCAATGCACTTCCTGACATATTCGCAATGCTCGCCGGGCATCATGCGCAATATGAACTGCTCCTCGATTGTAGGGTCCTTCTCCTGGTCACTAGCCTCGGAGTCATAACCGTCGCCGGGTGGGTGAACAGGCGGTTTGCCTTTTGACTTAACAACGATATGACCTGTCCTAGGCGTCGACACAACAGGCGTTTTCAGAAGCTTGATCTTCTTGGACGGATGGTTCAtgccatcgtcatcttcgtcctgTTCCCGCTTCTTGGATTCAATGATCTTGGTTGTGGGCTTGGAAACCCTTCCAGCTTTCGTCTTGGACGGGGCAGGCGCCGCGGGTCCAGCTGGTGTCGGTGGTTGTGATGCCTTCAGCTTGATCTTcatcgaggaggaaggagtcgaagccgacggcgtcgcgcCATTCTGTTCGCTGAACGAGGACTGTCGCGAGCCCACGCTGAGCTTCAGCTTCGGCCGGGGCGGTGGAGCGCTGATGTCTGGCATGTTCGGAAATTCGTATGCTGATTTTCTCCTTTTTCGTCCAAGTGTTCGCTAGTCGGAGGCGCTTTGGATGGTTTGTTCGTCGATGCGTGCCGGGAAGGGAACTTAAACGCCAAATAGCAGGCGCGCCTCGATCGTCGCGGGGACTTAGGCAGAGCGCATACAGATAGTATTGGAATGCCTAGGTAGCTGAGAGGAAAACACAAGACATATATGGCGTAAaactacctaggtagatgGGGTATTGAGAAGTATCGTCAAAGATCTGGGGCAGCGAGGAATACTGAGCTTGCGAGAAGGCTGCAGTTGCCTACTCACCCAATGTAAAGAAGTAAAGCTATTGAAGGTTGCTTCACTGCCGGAGGCGCAAGAGCAGGGCTAGAGTACCTACCTTCGGGAAGGTACTTCACCCACACTGAACTCTGGAgggtaggtacctactaATTTATGGGGGACCAAACAGCCTTGCAGGTCGCGTGTAGTGAGTTTTAGCGTGACAAACACCTATCGCCCCCCTGTAGCGTGGCGCACGGACGCTATTTAATCACCAACACCGATTGGCAGCAAAGCTTGGCAACAGATCGGAAAGCTCCCTCAATGCCTGCTGCCTGGGTACCTATCTGCCTTAGGAAAGGCAGCTATGTTTCTAGGCTCCTCGTATGGTCCACTAATGTGACAGATGTCTTTCTCGTTTTCACCGTTGAAATTTATGATCCTCACCTCGGGCCTTGATTTCTCCGTCAATCATTGGGACAGCAAGGTCAGATCTGCGTGCTGATGAGATCGTGGCTGGAAGTCACGAGCTGTCACCACTTTCCAGGCAATTTGGGACGAGCAAGTTAGATCAGTACAAGCAGTCTTTTTCTAACACCCGTGCTTGTCTTGACTGTCACCAATGAGGCGCCCATGGGAGGAAGGCACCTCATCGCGACGGATGTAGATGTGCGACGGGAAGCAGCCAGCTGTCTTCGAGAAGTCATGTTTCTAGCATATGCTCAATAACGAAGCCTGCGTCGTGTGGGGTCTATCGAAACGAGTTTGTCATGTCTGCGGTCACTAACGCGAGAAATACGAAAGAGCTTGGGAGGGTTGCGATCTTATTTCAAAGCCGAAGGCCTGAGCCAACCCAATTGGCCAAAAAGGGGCCTggctctctctttctttctgtGTTATTATATTGTCACCAATGACCGTGATATGCATGTATGGACCTAGATGTGTCAAGCTTCTGAAGTATAGGTTGATGTTTCACTTGGCCAGTCCCAAACTTTTACGTCCTCTCTAACTGAAGGCTGTTAGGTATAGTGTGTTTTGAAAAGGTGATTTTATTTCAAGCCAATACAAAAAGACTAGATTCACAGTATCCTGTTCCTTTGACGAGTTACTTCATTGCTAAGGAATCAGTCCTTTGATCCGAGACTGCAATGCGGCTAACGGCAAGAGAGTACTTGTCCATAACGGAAACCTTGAATATGTGACATTTTACATTCTTGCACATCCGCTCCGGCTACAAGAGTACTGCTTCTCAGGCCGGAACAAATATGGACAAAGTGAATCCAACCGCAGGGCAGCATGGCCACAATGCTACTAAACCTCCCCAGCTTCACTTATCTATTCCTAATGTCCCTGTTACTACAGTAGAATGGCCGCAATGGCGCCCGCGACACTTGCAAGAGCCGCAAAGTAACCGCTCTGAGTCGTCCTACTTCCCGCGGAGACAGGCTTGAGTGCAGCCGGGCCCGTCGTCACCGCGAAAAGCCCACCAGTGGGCGCCCCAGCGCCGGCTGCTGTGGCCAGTACCATCGACGTCATTAGAGAGGACGGTAAAGTAACACTTGGGCCGACGGGGCGAACGGAGGTAGCCCCagccccaacaccaagctgtGGTTGAACGGCTGGCTGACCATCTGGTGCTGATCCACCAAGTTTCGCGTCACCAGAGCCTGGAACGGAGCCATTAGAACCTCCGCCTCCTGAGCTGTCATTGCCGGAGCCGCTGTCATCGTTGCGATCCCCGGTTCTTTCGCCGCTACTGCCGTTACCTCCACTGCCAGTTTCAGCACCACTACCGGTACCAGATCCAGAACCACTCCCGGAACCCGATCCACCATTGTCGCTGCCGCTTCCACTTCcgcttccgccgccgccgccgccaccgttgCCATTGCCCTTTTCGCTACCTTCATCGCTGCCTTTATCGCCGCCTTCATATCCTCCAGGCAAGGAAGTCTCTTGAGCCTGCCCACCTGATCCGATTGAGCCACTAATGGTTGGCGTGGCGGTACCGGTCTGAATGGGGTTAAGGGGTGTAAAACCTGTAGGCAAAGTTTCATTTGAAGGCAGAGTGCCGTTCAATCCTGTTGCTGGGGAGGGAATAGAGGGCCCAGGTTGCGGGAAAGGGGCAGGCGACCCCGTCGGAGCAGCGACGCCTGGAACAACGCCAGGGTTTCCCGCAGTAGCTGTTCCATTACTGAAGGGGTTTGAAGAGGCTGGTGCAGCAATGGGGACGGGCGCAGCAGCGGCTGGCTCAGTGGTCGGAATGGCCGGCAGACCAGCGGGAGCGCTAGTATTCAACAGTGGAAGACTAACGATTGGAAGACTCTGGATAGGGGCggacgatgctgatgggACAATGCTTGTGCGGTTTGCTGGACTCGGAACGGCGACCTCTGCTGGCTGAGTAGGGGCAACTGGTGCTTCTGGCGCGATACTGGTGCGGTTCTCTGGGACTGGGACGGCGATATCAGCGGGCTGAGTAGAAACGGGGACCGAAATCGGAGCTGGTGGTTGCTATCTGCTATTAGCAGGGTGCCATTGTAGGTTCACAGCTGAGAGACTTACTTCAGCCCTTGGCGGAGCTATCTGGTTATTGGCAGCTGGAAGAGAGGGGAAGGACTCGGGCAGAGTAGAACTTTTAGGTGGTTCACTACTGGACGAAGGAATTGAGAAAGTTGAGATCGTTTCAGCTGCGTCAGACAGAGGCACCGACGTTTGGCCCTTGGGTACTGCTGAGGAACTGGATGTAAGCTGAAAGTTCACACCACCGCCATCGACTGGTGCTATCGGAGTCACTTTGGGGGCGGGAAGCGTTGGACTAAGGGCGACGTTGTCAGGTTCGCGGGGTTTGCTGTCGTCGGCTGGAGGAATAGAGGTTTCGACTGGCGCGGAAGAAGCTGGATTAAGCTCGGAGAGGGTGTCCTTATAAGGGGCAGATTCGGGAGAGGCGGAAGGGGCTGGAGTTAGCTTGACAGGCGCAGGCCCAAACGAACTACCCTGCACG includes these proteins:
- a CDS encoding Ribosomal protein subunit l37, with protein sequence MPTPESEMFLAQKPKVPPTFDGVDYDDTKAFKQAQDAIIREQWVGAMMLRLVGEELGKCYKKEGVNHLEKCGHLRVLVGPGGGALVETSFSIREGERRDEAMTVSRQLATHASCINSWSGPRDDNQQRKPAATPRRARPTPHNMICRTCLRRASALPRLQAPRATAALVIRPFSLSAPSRNAAAAPDDSTKTKATDVPPNLSSLKNDAPAPAPISSCPAGTVLNGLNYFKGRTDPVALRDEEYPEWLWTVLESKKVTVESADDLAAEMFSKSKKQRKAAAKRQKAIEAKLVASGDVEALAPKVPLPQQSINLPGEKGGDVEHNLHAATKRDELRKAMRTERKAKIKESNYLKSM
- a CDS encoding Transcription initiation factor tfiid subunit 7 — encoded protein: MPDISAPPPRPKLKLSVGSRQSSFSEQNGATPSASTPSSSMKIKLKASQPPTPAGPAAPAPSKTKAGRVSKPTTKIIESKKREQDEDDDGMNHPSKKIKLLKTPVVSTPRTGHIVVKSKGKPPVHPPGDGYDSEASDQEKDPTIEEQFILRMMPGEHCEYVRKCIEEGKVGIPRKDGGADIMMKFFDEDTRRAMVVVKGQPYAAVMVELPTITEGMKSWDRKTLMKSADICHMLLVFQQVRSEEEAKKAPLPAMIQPGFKWPHGLTPPMHDATNQRFAKIISRSEIELKENEVKKLLQADAAAMSSRYELIDDRKMQSGDEYSEDEQDADGEADDSGYFPADGYNDGELDEHDDDLEAELMAAFEEEEAMNQATTEAGTPATQLEAATPMTMNTGTPAPNAHDSGDGEESVASEEDEDDDDDEDDDDKERLDEVKAVREDITQLKNEIAKKEQEKSNQTNKILKNRVEARLKDLRAELSLKQASIGEQEEDED